The following are encoded in a window of Ricinus communis isolate WT05 ecotype wild-type chromosome 4, ASM1957865v1, whole genome shotgun sequence genomic DNA:
- the LOC107261648 gene encoding cytochrome c6, chloroplastic isoform X1, which translates to MYINGNTSLTVHKILLILSLIICLFVGLPHISHYTHHIEMGILSVIPACGNSACTSLLSMGNKKEGEVKKKAVVAVAVKLKEAVNKLIMKSTGIALSPLTAAAFLALSPLSYTPASICMGAVSLAQTTADIQKGATLFSRSCIGCHDAGGNLIQPGATLFMKDLQRNGVDSEEEIYKITYFGKGRMPGFGQNCTPRGQCTFGPRLQDEEIKLLAEFVKSQADQGWPTIETIQD; encoded by the exons atgtatataaatgGAAATACTTCATTGACAGTACACAAAATTTTGCTAATTCTATCACTCataatttgtttgtttgttggTCTTCCTCACATCTCCCATTACACCCACCATATCGAGATGGGCATTCTGTCTGTCATCCCTGCCTGTGGAAATTCAGCCTGTACTTCACTGTTATCAATG GGAAACAAGAAGGAAGGAGAAGTTAAGAAGAAGGCAGTAGTAGCAGTTGCTGTAAAGCTGAAGGAAGCTGTGAACAAGTTGATAATGAAGAGCACAGGCATAGCTTTATCTCCTCTAACGGCTGCTGCCTTTTTAGCCTTATCTCCTCTTTCCTACACCCCAG CTTCTATATGCATGGGTGCAGTCTCACTAGCACAAACCACTGCAGATATACAGAAAGGAGCCACATTGTTCAGTCGTTCTTGCATTGGTTGTCATGATGCTGGTGGAAATTTAATTCAGCCA GGTGCTACCCTTTTTATGAAGGACTTGCAAAG AAATGGGGTAGACTCGGAAGAAGAGATATACAAAATTACTTACTTTGGCAAGGGAAGAATGCCT GGATTTGGTCAGAATTGCACTCCAAGAGGGCAATGCACTTTTGGGCCACGTTTGCAGGATGAAGAGATTAAGCTTTTGGCAGAATTTGTAAAGTCACAAGCTGATCAGGGATGGCCAACAATTGAAACTATTCAAGATTGA
- the LOC107261648 gene encoding cytochrome c6, chloroplastic isoform X4: protein MYINGNTSLTVHKILLILSLIICLFVGLPHISHYTHHIEMGILSVIPACGNSACTSLLSMGNKKEGEVKKKAVVAVAVKLKEAVNKLIMKSTGIALSPLTAAAFLALSPLSYTPDIQKGATLFSRSCIGCHDAGGNLIQPGATLFMKDLQRNGVDSEEEIYKITYFGKGRMPGFGQNCTPRGQCTFGPRLQDEEIKLLAEFVKSQADQGWPTIETIQD, encoded by the exons atgtatataaatgGAAATACTTCATTGACAGTACACAAAATTTTGCTAATTCTATCACTCataatttgtttgtttgttggTCTTCCTCACATCTCCCATTACACCCACCATATCGAGATGGGCATTCTGTCTGTCATCCCTGCCTGTGGAAATTCAGCCTGTACTTCACTGTTATCAATG GGAAACAAGAAGGAAGGAGAAGTTAAGAAGAAGGCAGTAGTAGCAGTTGCTGTAAAGCTGAAGGAAGCTGTGAACAAGTTGATAATGAAGAGCACAGGCATAGCTTTATCTCCTCTAACGGCTGCTGCCTTTTTAGCCTTATCTCCTCTTTCCTACACCCCAG ATATACAGAAAGGAGCCACATTGTTCAGTCGTTCTTGCATTGGTTGTCATGATGCTGGTGGAAATTTAATTCAGCCA GGTGCTACCCTTTTTATGAAGGACTTGCAAAG AAATGGGGTAGACTCGGAAGAAGAGATATACAAAATTACTTACTTTGGCAAGGGAAGAATGCCT GGATTTGGTCAGAATTGCACTCCAAGAGGGCAATGCACTTTTGGGCCACGTTTGCAGGATGAAGAGATTAAGCTTTTGGCAGAATTTGTAAAGTCACAAGCTGATCAGGGATGGCCAACAATTGAAACTATTCAAGATTGA
- the LOC107261648 gene encoding cytochrome c6, chloroplastic isoform X2, with translation MYINGNTSLTVHKILLILSLIICLFVGLPHISHYTHHIEMGILSVIPACGNSACTSLLSMGNKKEGEVKKKAVVAVAVKLKEAVNKLIMKSTGIALSPLTAAAFLALSPLSYTPVSLAQTTADIQKGATLFSRSCIGCHDAGGNLIQPGATLFMKDLQRNGVDSEEEIYKITYFGKGRMPGFGQNCTPRGQCTFGPRLQDEEIKLLAEFVKSQADQGWPTIETIQD, from the exons atgtatataaatgGAAATACTTCATTGACAGTACACAAAATTTTGCTAATTCTATCACTCataatttgtttgtttgttggTCTTCCTCACATCTCCCATTACACCCACCATATCGAGATGGGCATTCTGTCTGTCATCCCTGCCTGTGGAAATTCAGCCTGTACTTCACTGTTATCAATG GGAAACAAGAAGGAAGGAGAAGTTAAGAAGAAGGCAGTAGTAGCAGTTGCTGTAAAGCTGAAGGAAGCTGTGAACAAGTTGATAATGAAGAGCACAGGCATAGCTTTATCTCCTCTAACGGCTGCTGCCTTTTTAGCCTTATCTCCTCTTTCCTACACCCCAG TCTCACTAGCACAAACCACTGCAGATATACAGAAAGGAGCCACATTGTTCAGTCGTTCTTGCATTGGTTGTCATGATGCTGGTGGAAATTTAATTCAGCCA GGTGCTACCCTTTTTATGAAGGACTTGCAAAG AAATGGGGTAGACTCGGAAGAAGAGATATACAAAATTACTTACTTTGGCAAGGGAAGAATGCCT GGATTTGGTCAGAATTGCACTCCAAGAGGGCAATGCACTTTTGGGCCACGTTTGCAGGATGAAGAGATTAAGCTTTTGGCAGAATTTGTAAAGTCACAAGCTGATCAGGGATGGCCAACAATTGAAACTATTCAAGATTGA
- the LOC107261648 gene encoding cytochrome c6, chloroplastic isoform X3: protein MYINGNTSLTVHKILLILSLIICLFVGLPHISHYTHHIEMGILSVIPACGNSACTSLLSMGNKKEGEVKKKAVVAVAVKLKEAVNKLIMKSTGIALSPLTAAAFLALSPLSYTPASICMGAVSLAQTTADIQKGATLFSRSCIGCHDAGGNLIQPGATLFMKDLQRNGVDSEEEIYKITYFGKGRMPYTTFRDLVRIALQEGNALLGHVCRMKRLSFWQNL, encoded by the exons atgtatataaatgGAAATACTTCATTGACAGTACACAAAATTTTGCTAATTCTATCACTCataatttgtttgtttgttggTCTTCCTCACATCTCCCATTACACCCACCATATCGAGATGGGCATTCTGTCTGTCATCCCTGCCTGTGGAAATTCAGCCTGTACTTCACTGTTATCAATG GGAAACAAGAAGGAAGGAGAAGTTAAGAAGAAGGCAGTAGTAGCAGTTGCTGTAAAGCTGAAGGAAGCTGTGAACAAGTTGATAATGAAGAGCACAGGCATAGCTTTATCTCCTCTAACGGCTGCTGCCTTTTTAGCCTTATCTCCTCTTTCCTACACCCCAG CTTCTATATGCATGGGTGCAGTCTCACTAGCACAAACCACTGCAGATATACAGAAAGGAGCCACATTGTTCAGTCGTTCTTGCATTGGTTGTCATGATGCTGGTGGAAATTTAATTCAGCCA GGTGCTACCCTTTTTATGAAGGACTTGCAAAG AAATGGGGTAGACTCGGAAGAAGAGATATACAAAATTACTTACTTTGGCAAGGGAAGAATGCCT TACACAACTTTCAGGGATTTGGTCAGAATTGCACTCCAAGAGGGCAATGCACTTTTGGGCCACGTTTGCAGGATGAAGAGATTAAGCTTTTGGCAGAATTTGTAA